The nucleotide sequence TGAGACACTGTGAAGGATCATCTGATTTCTCTTTGGTATGAACCCTCATATGTCTTGTTAAATAAGGTTTGTATGAAAAGCTTTTAGGACATTCTAAACAATGAAAAGGTCTCTCACCTGTATGGGTCCTCTGATGTGCAACGAACTCACTTTTTCTTACAAATTTTTTGGGACATTCTGAACAGTAATACGTCAACTCGCCCGTATGAACTCTTAAATGAATCAcatatgtatgtctatctttaaaGTCTTTAAAACACACTTCACACTGAAATGGTTTTTCACCTGTATGAATTCTCATGTGACTTACGAGGGAATATTTATATCTAAAAAATTTCATGCACTCATGACATTGATATcgcttctctcctgtatgaactcTCATATGCTTTCTTAAATCTGTATTCAGTGGAAATCTTTTAAGGCATACCCCACACTGATATGCTTTCTCTCCAGAATGATACACCAAGTGTGTTTGCAAAGCACCTTTTCTTAAGAAGTTTTTAAGGCATAACGGACACTGATGTGGTTTTTTCCCCGTATGTATCCTCTTGTGttttactaaattagacttttccgTAAAATATTTAAGACACTCAAGACATTGATATGGCTTCTCTCCAGTATGAACCCTACCATGGCTAGTCAAATCATCTTTTCTTTTGAAGCTTTTAGTACACTCAAGACACTGATACGGTTTCTCTTCCGAATGAACCTTCATATGTTTAGTTAAAGATGTACTTGCCGAAAAGGTTTTAAAGCACACAATACACTGATAAGGTTTTTCTCCAGTATGTATCCTAATATGCCTAACTAGATCTGAATTAAGAGTAAAACTCTTGCCGCATTCGGAACACTGAAAACgcctctctcctgtatgaatcttcAAATGTATCTCTAAAGCACTTTTTTGTTTGAACATTTTCTGACACACTGAACACTGATTAGGCTTTTCTTTATGTCTTTTTATATGTTTCCTAAGACTAGATTTATTTGCCAAGTTTTTAGAACATTCTGGGCACTCGTGCTCGGCTTTTTCTGTATGATCTGCCATGATGAAATAAAGTAAATTTATGCAATATGTTTAAGATACTGAACAATGAAAATGTTGTCAATACACAAATTCTAATTTGTTTACTTATCATATGTAAACATCTGAACACTACCGAGTTTCAATACCGTTCTGTCCGTGTACATCACCATAATAGGTTTTTCTAATCAATCTGAAACATAAAAGAACATTACGTTTATATTATATCTACTCACATTTACAGGTACAGTATTGAATTCTTAATATTATTAGAATAAGACTAGATTAATAACAGCCATTTCCCCCTCATTGACATGATTTACTACTAAAGGACACATGGCTTTACTACTAAGAAACACCCAGCTTTAATATTAGACACACACATGGCTTACTAATAAGACACACATGACCTTTAATAGTTCCTAACAAAACACTAATACACAAGATGGAGAGACAAGCTCAGATAAGAGGAAAGACAACTTACTAAGGGAGTGCCTTATGAACAGGATAAAGATTATAGTTGGAGAGGATATGGCTGGCAAGAGAGGAGTAGAAAGTGGGGTTCCCAAGTGGTCTCCTAGGACTGTTGctgtttttaatatatgtaaatgacctcACAAT is from Procambarus clarkii isolate CNS0578487 chromosome 54, FALCON_Pclarkii_2.0, whole genome shotgun sequence and encodes:
- the LOC123771250 gene encoding zinc finger protein 271-like, translating into MADHTEKAEHECPECSKNLANKSSLRKHIKRHKEKPNQCSVCQKMFKQKSALEIHLKIHTGERRFQCSECGKSFTLNSDLVRHIRIHTGEKPYQCIVCFKTFSASTSLTKHMKVHSEEKPYQCLECTKSFKRKDDLTSHGRVHTGEKPYQCLECLKYFTEKSNLVKHKRIHTGKKPHQCPLCLKNFLRKGALQTHLVYHSGEKAYQCGVCLKRFPLNTDLRKHMRVHTGEKRYQCHECMKFFRYKYSLVSHMRIHTGEKPFQCEVCFKDFKDRHTYVIHLRVHTGELTYYCSECPKKFVRKSEFVAHQRTHTGERPFHCLECPKSFSYKPYLTRHMRVHTKEKSDDPSQCLRNLKGKCNILGHSVIHTEDKPYQCLECPGSFSDK